The genomic region ACCAAGGGTCGTCACAACCATGGACTTGGTTTCGCCACGGCGGAACAGGGCGGAGCCGTGGGCGCGGGGCAGCAGGCCGGTCTGGATCTGGATGGGGCGCACGGTCTTGGTGTCGCGGCCGTCAATGCGCGTGCCTTCGTTGACAATACGTGCGCGCACCAGCTTCTTTTCCAGGTCGGAGAGCATGTCGCCCACGCTCTTGAGCGCGGCGTCGTTTTCGGCCCAGGCCGGATCGCTCTTGAGGTTTTCCATGACCTTTTCTTTCACGGCCTTGCGGGCGTCCTTGCGGGCCATCTTTTCAGGCACGCGCAGGGCTTCTTCCAGGCCAGCGGCAAGGGCCAGTTCCTTCACGCGGGCAACCAGAACCGGGTCGTCGGCGTGGGGGGTAAAGGCCATCTTGGGCTTGCCGGCAAGTTCGCGCAGCTTGAGCTGGGCTTCAACCAGGGGCTGAATCTGCTGGCGGCCCCATTCAAGAGCGTCGATGATGACTTCTTCGGGCACAAAGCGGGCTTCGCCTTCCACCATGGTGAGCGCATCGGCGGAGGCGGCAAACACGATGTTGAGGTCGCTCTGTTCCTGCTGCTCAAAGGTGGGGTTCAGCACAAACTGCCCATTGATACGGCCAATGCGGCCACCGGCCACAGGGCCGTCAAAGGGCAGGGGCGAAAGCATGACAGCGGCGGAAGCGCCCGTAAGCGCCAGCACATCGGAGTCGTTCACCTGATCGGCAGAAATGACGCTGGCAAGAACCTGCACGTCTTCGTTCAGGCCCTTCTTGGGGAAGAGCGGACGCAGCGGGCGGTCGATCAGGCGGGAAACCAGGGTTTCACGCTCGGAAGGACGGCCGATTTCGCGGCGGAAAAAGCTGCCGGGGATGCGGCCAGCGGCGTACATTTTTTCGGAGTATTCAACGGTAAGGGGGAAGAATCCCTTGTCGAATTCAAGTGTCTGCGAGCACACGGTGACGAGTACCACGGTACCGCCGCACTGAATCCACACAGAACCGTGGGCCTGATTGGCCATACGGCCTGTTTCAAGGATAACTTCCTTGCCGCCGACCATGGCTGTAACCCTGATGGGTTCAAAAATATCTTGATACATAAAAAATCCTTTGCGTCGTGCGAAGGGGATTCCGGCAAAAGCGGGCAGATCCTCGGCCATTGGCCTCTGCCTGATTTTCCCGGACCCCCCTTCTTCGCGTTTTGTACCCTCGATGGGGTTGATTCAAGCAACAAGGGGGAGCGCTGGCTCCCCCTTGCGCGACAGAAGTCTTACTTGCGCAGACCGAGCTTTTCGATAAGAGCGCGGTAACGCTGAACGTCTTTCTTCTTCAGATAGTTCAGAATGTTGCGACGGCGGCCAACCAGCTTGAGCAGACCAGTGCGGGAGTGGAAGTCCTTCTTGTGTTCTTTGAAGTGACCGGTGAGGTCTTCAATACGGGCGGTGAGCAGAGCCACCTGAACTTCCGGGGAACCGGTGTCGCCTTCATGTTTGGCGTGGGCATCAATAACCGTTTTCTTGTCGCTGGCATCCATTACCACAGCAGTACTCCTTGATAGTCGGGGTTAGTTCCAAAGTCCCCGCAACACGGTCCAACATGGGCCAGCGGGCGTGGTTTCGAGCTGCGCCAGAGCCAGGGCAGTGCCCTGTTCAAGCAGCAGCGCAAAGCCTTCCGCAGGCTCGGCATCTGTCGCGCCCGGCTCGGGGGCATCCACTTGCGCGGGTGCTTCCGGGCGGCATGGCACGGCTATGCCGTTGCGCACACGAGCGGCTTCATCCGGCGTGAGATCTACCTTGCGCCAGTGGGGCAGTGCTTCCGCAATGGGACGCACGCAACCCGGCAACAGGGCGGGATCAGCCGTGAAGTCCGCAGGATCGCGGGCCACATCGAGGCCGAAGGGGTGACTATACTCCCGGGTCAGTTCTGTGAGCACGGCTCCACACCCTAAGCGCGTCCCCAAGCTGTGGGCCAGGGAGCGTATATAGGTGCCAGAACTGCAAGCGACCCGAAAGCTCACAAACGGAAGACTCACCTCGAGTGTTTCCGCCTGCGAAATTTTTATGCGTTTGACCTTGGCAGGGGCTTCCACACCCTTGCGCGCCAGTTTGTAGAGCGGCTGGCCTTCGTGCTTGGCCGCTGAATAGGGCGGCACGGCCTGCTCGGTAAGCTCAAGCCATGCGGCGACCTCGCGGCGCACGTCAGCTTCGCTCACATGCTCCCACGGCGCTTCGGCCACAACTTTGCCTTCAATATCCCATGTGTCGGTGGCCTGTCCCAGCCGCAACGTGCCGCTGTAAACCTTGCCGCCGCCAGCCAGCAGATGGCCTGAAAGCTTGGTGGCCTGTCCCAGCAAAACAAGCAGAACTCCTGATGCCAAAGGATCAAGAGTGCCTGCATGCCCGATCTTTTTTTGCCCAAGGCGTTTGATAGCCGTGAGGCAACGGGCCGAGGTGGGGCCGGAGGGCTTGCGCAACACCAGAATGCCGTGCTGCTGGGGCAACTGGGCCGCCCCGGAGCTTTTTGCCGGCTGCCGGTCTGGGGTGCTGGGTGCGGCAACAGCCGCTGTGGTCATACTCATACGCAAGTTGCAACCATAGCCGCAGAGCGGGCATAAGTCAAAAAAATATCGGCGACAAAGGCCACTGGGGGAGCCAAAACCGAGAAAAAAGCAGAAAACTGTTACTCGCCGGACGAACCCAGAGCTTCGGCGTCCAGTTCTTGGGCAATGGCAGCAAGCAGCTGGGCGCTTGCCGCGTCCATATCTGCCCTCACGGTGCCGCCCGCAGCATTGCGGTGCCCGCCGCCGCCAAGTCTGGCCGCTGCGGCGCGCACGTCTACCGCGCCATAGGAGCGCAGGCTGAATTTGCAGCAGGCCGGGGAATCCTCCCGCAGCACCGCGGCCACCTGAACGCCGCGCAAACGGCGCAGTTGTTCCACAAAGCCTTCGAGGTCTTCCTTCAGCGCCCCGCATTTGCGCAGGTCTTCAAGATAGACTGGACAAAAACAGACGCTGCCGTTGCGCTCAAGGTGCGCCCGCTGCAAAAGCTGGCCCCAGAGGGTCAGGCGGCCACGGCTCCAGCTGTTTTCAAGATGTTCGCGCAACTGGGCAATATTACAGCCATGCTCAACCAGATGGGCCGTGAGGTAGAGCACCTCGGCGCTGGTATTGCCGTGGCAGAAGCCGCCAGTGTCGGTAATGATGCCAAGGGCCAGGGCGTTTGCCAGATCGCCAGTAAGGGGCAGGCCTGCGGCCAGGGCCACATAGGCCATGAGCTGGGCTGTGGCCGCTGCCTGGGGTTCAACCCAGTTTGCCACGTTCCCCATGCCGTTGCCGCCGAGGTGATGGTCAATATTCAGGGTTTGCATATCCGGCAGGCGACCCGCCAGCTCGCGCCCAAGGCGTTCGGGTTCGCCGCAGTCAAGCAGCACCGCGCAGCGCGGCTTGAAGGGCGGATGCTCCAGCGTTGTGTGCACAAAGCCCGGCGTGGAAAAAAAATCCAGATATCCCGGCAAGCCTGGCTGGGCGTAGAGCATGAATTCCTTGCCCATGGAGCGCAGAATATGCCCAGCAGCCGCCACCGCGCCTGCAGCATCACCGTCAGGATTCACATGGGCGGCCACAATAACCTGATCCACATGGCGAAGAGCTTCGGCCATGCGTTCCGCACCTTCGCGGAATTGCGGGGGAATGAGTTCAGTCCGCTGCATATATCTCCACCTGGCTATCCGTCATTTCCTCGGGGCAGACCGCTTCCATCATGAGCGCGCATTTGTCCATGCGGCTGCGCAGATGGGTCTCGCTGTTGGAAATGGATACCACTGCTAGCCGCAGGCGGGAGAGACTGTCTTCTGTTCCCGCTTCGGCTATGGCTACATTAAATTTGTTTCTGGTTTTCTGTTTCAGGCTGTTGGCAACGCGGCGCTTGGCCTTGAGATTGTCGTTGCCTTCCAGGCTGAACTCTACGGTAAGAACCGCCATAAACATGGCCATAGGCTGGATTCCTGCCGGGCGAAAGGCATTTTGCAGGCTTGTCGCCTTGTGGCGGCAAGGGGTCGGCGGCGTGCTTTTGGCCCCTGGGGCTCCTTCCGGCACAGCCGAAGAATACAGATATGGCCTGAAAGGCTGTCTGTCAAAGGCATGTATGCAAAAAAGAAGGGAGGCCAGTAAGCGGCCTCCCTTCCCATAATCACTGTTTAAAGAGTGGCGGCTTCTTCGACGGTTTCAAAGGCTTCAATGATGTCGCCGATCTTCACGTCGTTGAAGTTTTCAAGGCCCACGCCGCACTCGTTGCCCTTAACCACTTCCTTGGAGTCGTCCTTGAAGCGCTTGAGGGAAGAGATTTTGCCCGTGTAGACCACCACGCCGTCGCGCAGCAGGCGTACGCCGGCATTGCGGGCGATCTTGCCGTCAGCCACGTAGGAACCGGCGATGAGGCCGACCTTGGGCACGCTGAAGGTGTCGCGCACTTCGGCCTGACCGAGGTACACTTCACGCTGCACAGGGGCGAGCATGCCGGCCATGGCGCTCTTGATATCGTCCACGAGCTTGTAGATAATCTCGTAGAAGCGGATATCCACGTTTTCGTGGTCGGCCACATCCTTGATCTTGGAAGTGGGACGCACGTTGAAGCCGATAATGATGGCCTGCGAGGCAGAAGCCAGCAGGATGTCGGATTCCGTGATTGCGCCTGTGCCGCCGTGCACCACGTTGATGCGTACCTTTTCCGTGCTCTGCTTGTTCAGAGCTTCGGTGATGGCTTCCAGGCTGCCCTGCACGTCCGCCTTGACCACGAGGTTGAGCGTCAGGGTTTCCTGATCGGACTTGCGCTGCGACAGGAAGGTTTCAAGGGTGACGCGCGATTCGGAGGCCAAATCGCGTTCACGCTGCTTGACCGCGCGGGAATCGGCGATGCGGCGGGCGACCTTTTCGTCGGACACCACAAAGAATTCCTCACCAGCTTCCGGCACGCCTTCAAAGCCCTGTACTTCCACAGGCAGCGAGGGGCCGGCGTCCTTGACCTTCTTGCCCTGGTCGCTCACGAGAGCGCGCACACGGCCCGAGAAGGTGCCGCACACAAAGCTGTCGCCCTGGCGCAGGGTGCCTTCCTGAATGAGCACGGTGGCGATGGGGCCACGGCCCTTGTCGAGCTTGGCTTCCACGATATGACCGCGAGCGGGCTTGTCGGGGTTGGCCTTGAGCTCCATAATTTCAGACTGGAGGGCCACCATTTCGAGCAGTTCGTCCAGACCCATGCGGCTCTTGGCCGAAACCTTGGCAACGATGGTGTCACCGCCCCATTCTTCGGCCTGCAAACCAAGTTCGGCCAGTTCGCGCAGTACGCGGTCAGGCTCGGCACCGGGCTTGTCCATCTTGTTCACGGCCACCATAATGGGAACATTGGCGGCACGGGAGTGGTTGATGGCTTCGCGGGTCTGCTCCATGACACCGTCGTCGGCGGCGACCACAAGAATAACAAGGTCGGTGACCTGAGCGCCACGGGCGCGCATGGCTGTGAAGGCTTCGTGGCCGGGCGTGTCGAGGAACACGATTTCGCCGCGTTTGGTCTTCACATGGTATGCGCCTATGTGCTGCGTGATGCCGCCGGCTTCACCGCTGGTGACGTTGGACTTGCGTATGGCGTCGAGCAGCGAAGTTTTACCGTGGTCAACGTGACCCATAATGGTAACAACAGGCGGGCGCGGCTTGAGAGTTTCAGGCGCGTCCACTTCCTTGGGAACCAGATAATCGTCTTCAGAAAAGCCGACTTTTTCAACTTCATAGCCGAATTCTGCGGCCACCAGAGTGGCGGTGTCGATATCCAGCGTCTGGTTGATGGTCGCCATGATGCCAAGACCAAAGAGTACCTTGATGATCTCGTTGGCCTTAAGACCCATCTGGTGGGCCATGTCGGCAACGCGGATGGCTTCGGTAATACGGATCTTGCGCTTGGCGGCCTTGAGCGGCTGGGTGGACTGAGGCACCACAGAAGAACGGCCCGACTTGCGGCGGCCCTTGCCTCTGTTCAGGCGACCACTGTCGTCGTCATCGCTGCGGCGGCCAAAATCACCCTGCTGGAAATCAACAGTACGGCGACCCTTGAGGCGTTTTTTCTTGCTCTGCCCATCGCGTGTGTCGGAAGGGGACGCAGGTGCTGCCTGCTGCCCAAAGCCGCCTGCGGGACCACCGGGACGGGGGCCGCCAGCAGAACGCGGCGCGCCGCCGGGGCCACCGGGGCCGCCAGGACGGGGACCGCCGGGACGGGGAGGCCTGCCAGCGCCGTCTCTGGGCGGATAGCCACCGGGGCGGCTGTCGCCAGTGCGGGCGGGGCGGGCATCCTGCGTGGGCGTAGCGCCGGGAACAGGACGGGAAATAATGCGAACCTGCGGCGTTGCCGGAGCTTCCGCACGGGGCGCGCGACGGGGCGCGGCCCCTTCCTCGCCGTCTTCACTGGCGCGGGTTTCGGCAGAACGTTGGGGCAGGGTAGGCGCAGACGAGCCTTCGGGCATGGCCGAGGCGTCGGGGCGCGCCACGCGGGCCTTGGCGGCCTTGTCCTGCGCTTCAGTCTTGTCTGCGTGGGGCTTTTCAGCCGAAGCCTTTGCGGCAACGGCTTCCACCACAGGGGCGGCAGGGGCCGCTTCTGGCGCAGGGGCAGATTCCACTGCTGCGGGAGCCGGAGCTTCCACAACCTCGGGTTCTTTCTGATCGCTGGGGCGGCTGATAACGCGCGCTGGCGAAATGACCTTGGCAGGTTTGACGATGCGGGCCTTGTGCTCGGCAGCGGGGGCCGGTTCCTGCGCGGGCTTGGAAGCCTTGGGCGCAACGGGCTCGGCAGCGGCAGCAGGGGCTGCCGGGGTCGCTTCAGCCACGGCTTCTACCACAGGGGCAGTTTCCTTGGGCGCTTCGGTTTCAACCGGTGCGGCAACGGGGGCTTCCTGCGCTGCGGTTTCGGCTTCCTGCGGGGAGTCCTTGCGGCGGCGGCGCACGATGACGTCGCGCTGCGAACCGGCACGCTCCGCATCAACCTGTTTCTGTTCGGCAAAGTAGTCGCGCAAGCGAGTGGCCTCCTCTGAGGTGACGGAACCAGTAGCGGATTTTACCGGCAGGCCGAGCTCACGCGCGACACGCAGTATATCCTTGGGATCCTGCGAGATATCCCCGCCAAGATCCTTAATTTTTATTTTATCATCGGACATGTTTTCCCCCCTTGCGCCGTGTTCCGGGTCTGAATTTCGCGAACTTGGCCGCGCAGACAGGATCGGAACATACATACCAGCCTCTGCCCGGTCTGGTTTTTTCTGCGTCTAAAGTCAAAATTCCCTGCTCCGCCAGTACGTGGCGGTCGAGATCGGCCTTGGGAAAGCGGCGGCGGCAGATGACGCACATGCGCTCCGGCCCGTCACAGGCCTGCTCCCCGACTTCAACGGGCGCAGCGTTATTCTTTTGCATCTCCGCTTTCCGTGGCTGCGGGCATTTTCAGCTCCACTGCCGAGGATTCGGGAGTGCTCTCCACAATCGGGGCCAGGAAGTTGATGGCCGAGCGCAGGTCGGCAATGCGCGCCGCGCTGATAGTGAGCTTGTCGGCCAGTTCCTGGTCCGTAGCCTCGCGCAGGTTGTCCAGCGAGCTGTAGCCTGCGGCCAGAAGCGCCTCAATGGAAACTTCCGCCACGCTGGCAACCTGTTCAAGGCCGTGCCCAATGGCGTTGGCCTCGTTGTAGCGGGTTTCGGTAAAGATATCGACCTTCCAGCCCAGCAGGCGCGCGGCCAGCTTGACGTTCTGCCCCTTGCGCCCGATGGCGTTGGTGAGCTGATCGTCAGGCACGATGACTTCCAGAAGATTTTCTTCTTCGTCCACCACGATGCGCGAAACCAAGGCCGGGGCCAAAGCGTTGCGGGCATAGGTGGCGATGTCTGCGCTCCAGACAACAATGTCGATGCGCTCGCCATGCAGTTCCTGCACGATGTTCTGAATGCGTGAACCGCGCACGCCAACGCATGCGCCCACGGGATCCACATCGCGCTCACGCGAAAGCACGGCAACCTTGGCGCGGGAACCGGGATCGCGGGCAACGCCCATGATCTGCACCACGCCATCGTCAACTTCAGGCACTTCACGGCGGAACAGGGCGGCCATGTAATCGCGGTGCGAACGCGAAACAACAACCTGCGGGCCGCGTCCTTCCTGGCGTACCTCAATGATGAGGGCCTGCACACGGTCGCCGCGTTTGTAATGTTCGCGGGGAATCTGTTCCTCACGGGGCAGTATGGCCTCGGTGCGGCCAAGGTTCACAACCCAGCCGCCCTTGTCGCGGCGCTGCACGATGCCGGATACAATTTCGCCCACGCGGTCCTTGTATTCGGTGTAGATGATTTCCTGCTCCGCATCACGCATGCGCTGGATGATAACCTGCTTGGCAGACTGGGCGGCAATGCGGCCAAGGTCTTCGACCTTGACGCGGAAGCCCATTTCATCGTCCACCTGCACGGAGGGATCATGCTTGATCGCTTCGGAGTATTCGATCTGCGTGTCAGGATTGGCAACGTCGTCGTCGTCCATGACGATTTTGAACTGGTAGACCTCAATGTCGCCTGTTTCGTCATTGTAGGTCACTTCCACGTCCATATCTTCGCTGAAGCGGCGCAGCACCGAAGTGCGCACCGCGTCTTCAAGCGTGTCGATGAGCATGTTGCGGTCAAGGCCTTTGTCCTTGCTGATCTGGTCAATGGCCTTTTTAAGTTCAAGATTCATGGGTGCCTCCGGCTGCTGGCGCTGCGGCGAAAATATCTCTGGTTCCTGCTCTATTCACGGCGGCCAGTGATTCTGGCCATGCCAAGCGAGTGTGCAGTTGCGTCAGGTTTTACTGGTTCTCTTCAGAACCACTGGATTTTGTTTTCTTTTCCTTGCGGGGCTTGGCCTCCGCCTTGGCGGTGGGCGCTTTGGCGCGGCCCTTGCCAGGCTTTTGCGGCTGCCTGAAAATATACATGCGGCTTGCCCTGCGCACGGCATCCCAGGGGATGCTGACCGGCGGCAGGTTTTCGGGTGTCACCTCGCCCTCGGGCGAGATGGTGGCTGGCGCCAGGGTGAATGCATTTTCTTCAACGGAAAGCAGGGTGCCGCGCCACAAGCGGCGGGGGCCGCCGTGCGAGGGGTTGGGCCCTTCAGGAGAACCTTCGTTGATGGCAACGGCCCTGAGCAGGCGGGCTTCTACCACATCACCAATATAGTGGCGCATCTGGTCAAGGCTGAAGAAAAGTCGCGTCAGGCCGGGGGTGGAGACCTCCAGCACATACGCCTCGGGAATGGTATCTTCCACCTCAAGGGCGAGGCCGATGTGGCGTGAGATATGCTCGCATTGCTCAAGGGTGGCAGAAAGCGCGACCAAGGCTGGCGCATCAATGTCGTCGGTGTCGGCGGGGGCGGGCTTGGTGCCGGATTCCGCAGAAAACGGCACGTCTACAAAGAGCCGAACCACTGTGCGCCCGGCGCGGACGATTTCCACTCCCCAGATAACCAGGCCCAGCGATGTTGCGAGGGGCTCGGCCAAACTGGTGATGGTTTCTTTGAGTACGTCGTCGGTCATTCGTTTCTTAGAGCATTCCTTTGCGCTGAAAATGCGCTTGCCTGGCGGGTTTGCCCTGTCACAAGGACAAAAAAAAGGGGGCCCATTCAGGCCACCCCGCAGGAACTGCGTTCCGCATCAGGATGTAGCAGTGGCGCGAACGCCAGCCGCTTTGAATGAGTTTCATTATCTTGGTGAAAAAAAATTGTCAAGATGTTTGTGCAATGCGGGCAAGATATGCTGAGGTGAGTTGTCGTACCTTGATTGATGAAGTATGGATACCACCAAATGGTAAAAATGGTCCTTTTTTTCTGAAAACTAATTTTTTTCCAAAAACTGCCGAAATGCAGAGTGAGAAGAGAATAGTCCGGGACAGCGGCATTAGGGGGCTGCTGTTCCGTTTTGTACACGATGGCATGCAGACGGCAAGTTTTTGCCAAGCATAAAAAGTTTTTGCGTTTTAAAGTGAGGTGGCTCAGTGAACGGTAAATTCCTTTTGTACAGTTGCGTATCAGCGCTGCTGGCAGCGGGTCTTGGTTTTGGCGTAAATCAGCTTGCGGGTTTGCCCGTTTTTGCTCTTATTGTGACCGCTCTTGTGGCGGCTTTTGGGGCGTTTGCTGCCGGTCGTGCGTTTGCAAACGGGGCTTTGCGTGAGGCTGGTGAAGCTGTCTGCGCCGTGGCGGCCAATCCAAGCCGAAGCCTGAACAATACTGATCCCTCTCTTGCTCCGCTGTTTGCAAGTCTTGAAGACCTGCGACAGGCTTTTAAACACGACAGGGAATATAAAGACGGCATCCTGCGTGGTCTGCCCATGCCGTACCTCTTGGTGGACACCAACGAGCGCGCGCTCAGCACCAACAGGGCATGTCTGAACATGCTGGAAATCGACGACAGCATTGAATCCTGCCTTGGCAAAACCCTGGCCCATCTGTTTTATAACGATCCCACGCGTAAAACCGCCGTGGGAAAGAGCATGGCAACGGGCGAGTGCTTCAAGAATCTTGAAGTGACCATCGGCGGACACAAGGGCGGCAAGGTCAACGTGCTCGCCAACGTGTTTCCCATTTACAATGCCGAGGGTGCCTGCATTGGCGGCATGTGCGTGTATGTGGACATGACCGCGCTCAATGAGGCGCAGCGACAGATCACGGAGAAGAACCAGCGTATGGCCGAAGTGGCGCAGGCGCTGGAAGAAACCATGGATGAACTGGCCCAGATCGTGGTGGCCCTTACCGGCAGCATCCGGCAGTCGGACAAAAATGCCGCCATTGCCGCAGGGCAGCTTAAAGAGGCCGCCTCATCCATGGGCCACATGAACGCCAGAGTGCAGGAAGTTGCCGGCAATGCGGATAAGGCCGCCGAAGCTTCAGGACACACAATGTCCAAGGCCACCACAGGGGCGGAAGTTGTGCAGAACGCCCTGCACGGCATTGAAAACGTGCACCGTGTCACCCTTGAACTGCGTGCGGATATGGCCACGCTGGAATCACATGCCAGAGCCATTACCGAAATCATGAACGTTATTTCGGATATTGCCGACCAGACCAACCTGCTGGCTCTTAATGCCGCCATTGAAGCGGCCCGTGCTGGCGAAGCCGGGCGGGGTTTTGCCGTGGTGGCCGATGAAGTGCGTAAACTGGCAGAAAAAACCATGGCTTCCACAACAGATGTGGGCCGTGCCATTGAGGCCATTCAGCAAAGCGCCGCCAAGAGCATGTCGTCCATGGACAATGCCGTACAGCAGGTGGAGCAGGCCACAGACTATGCCAAGCAGTCTGGTGAGGCGCTGGACGCCATCGTGGGCACGGTGGAAAACACCGTAGGGCAGGTCAAGGCCATCGCCGCTGCCAGTGAAGAGCAGTCAGCCGCCAGCGAGCAGATCACCCACACCATCGATCAGGTGAACCACATGGTGGCCGACACGTCCCAATCCATGGGCCAGGCCAGCATGGAAACCGACAAGCTTCAGGAACTGACCGACAAGCTGGAAGACCTGACAGCGCAACTCAAAGTGTAGCGCAGTTTTTTGCCTCAAGGCAGTATAAGGCCCGTTGCAGCCGGATAGAGCGATAAACGCGCAATATCTGCCTGCAACGGGCCTTTTTGCGGTAAAAGGTATGGTTCTAAAGCGGCTCGTTCACGCCCAGCACCATCTCAAGCACGGCGTCAGCCAGCAGGGCGGCAGCTTCTGTCACTCGGGGGGCAAGGGGCGGGGCCAGCAAGATATCCGTGCTGAAGTCGCCCACGAGCACCAGATGGCCAAGATAGCGTTTGCCCATGGCTTTGCCGCCCCAGCCGCCCATACCCGACGCGCTGGCTATGCGGTAGCCGCCGAGCAGGGCCGTTTCCACCAGCAGGGTTTTGTCGTCTGGTCCGTCAAAGGCTTCCACCCAGATGGGGCATGCGGGCAGCACCTCAGCCATGTTGTTCTGGTCAAGGCGCATACGCCGTGCTTCCACGCCCATTTCGGGGTTCAGCTCCAGCAGCAGTTCTGCCAGGGCTTCCACCTTGGGACGGCCCACATGGCGGGGCCAGTATTGCTGGCGGTTGAGATTGGAGGCGTCCACCACGTCATCATCCACCAGCACCAGATTTCCCACGCCGCTTCGGGCCAGCATCAGGGCTGCGTTGGAGCCAAGCCCTCCCGCCCCGGCAATGCCCACGCGGGCGGCACGCAGGGCCTCCAGTTGGCCGGGGCGGAGGTAGCGGGCAAGACCGTTGTGAAGTGCATTGTGCATGGCGTGGATCCGTAAGTTGGTTGTTGGGCGGGGAGTTGTCAGCCTGTTTCACACGGCGGCCCGGTGTGCACCAGGCCGCCGCACCATAGCTGCAAGCAGTTTTTATACAGCCACCGGATCTTCCCAGTCTTTAAGCACAGCCTGGTAGCCAATGCCCGCAAGGGAAGCCGTCATTTCTTCAAGGCTGCGGCGGTCGGTGATCTCAAACTGGCCGGGATTGTGCAAATCCTCGGTTGCGCGGCCGCCCACGGCGGTGGAAACACCGGC from Desulfovibrio sp. UIB00 harbors:
- the rpsO gene encoding 30S ribosomal protein S15 → MVMDASDKKTVIDAHAKHEGDTGSPEVQVALLTARIEDLTGHFKEHKKDFHSRTGLLKLVGRRRNILNYLKKKDVQRYRALIEKLGLRK
- the truB gene encoding tRNA pseudouridine(55) synthase TruB, producing the protein MPQQHGILVLRKPSGPTSARCLTAIKRLGQKKIGHAGTLDPLASGVLLVLLGQATKLSGHLLAGGGKVYSGTLRLGQATDTWDIEGKVVAEAPWEHVSEADVRREVAAWLELTEQAVPPYSAAKHEGQPLYKLARKGVEAPAKVKRIKISQAETLEVSLPFVSFRVACSSGTYIRSLAHSLGTRLGCGAVLTELTREYSHPFGLDVARDPADFTADPALLPGCVRPIAEALPHWRKVDLTPDEAARVRNGIAVPCRPEAPAQVDAPEPGATDAEPAEGFALLLEQGTALALAQLETTPAGPCWTVLRGLWN
- a CDS encoding DHH family phosphoesterase; translated protein: MQRTELIPPQFREGAERMAEALRHVDQVIVAAHVNPDGDAAGAVAAAGHILRSMGKEFMLYAQPGLPGYLDFFSTPGFVHTTLEHPPFKPRCAVLLDCGEPERLGRELAGRLPDMQTLNIDHHLGGNGMGNVANWVEPQAAATAQLMAYVALAAGLPLTGDLANALALGIITDTGGFCHGNTSAEVLYLTAHLVEHGCNIAQLREHLENSWSRGRLTLWGQLLQRAHLERNGSVCFCPVYLEDLRKCGALKEDLEGFVEQLRRLRGVQVAAVLREDSPACCKFSLRSYGAVDVRAAAARLGGGGHRNAAGGTVRADMDAASAQLLAAIAQELDAEALGSSGE
- a CDS encoding DUF503 domain-containing protein, which translates into the protein MFMAVLTVEFSLEGNDNLKAKRRVANSLKQKTRNKFNVAIAEAGTEDSLSRLRLAVVSISNSETHLRSRMDKCALMMEAVCPEEMTDSQVEIYAAD
- the infB gene encoding translation initiation factor IF-2 → MSDDKIKIKDLGGDISQDPKDILRVARELGLPVKSATGSVTSEEATRLRDYFAEQKQVDAERAGSQRDVIVRRRRKDSPQEAETAAQEAPVAAPVETEAPKETAPVVEAVAEATPAAPAAAAEPVAPKASKPAQEPAPAAEHKARIVKPAKVISPARVISRPSDQKEPEVVEAPAPAAVESAPAPEAAPAAPVVEAVAAKASAEKPHADKTEAQDKAAKARVARPDASAMPEGSSAPTLPQRSAETRASEDGEEGAAPRRAPRAEAPATPQVRIISRPVPGATPTQDARPARTGDSRPGGYPPRDGAGRPPRPGGPRPGGPGGPGGAPRSAGGPRPGGPAGGFGQQAAPASPSDTRDGQSKKKRLKGRRTVDFQQGDFGRRSDDDDSGRLNRGKGRRKSGRSSVVPQSTQPLKAAKRKIRITEAIRVADMAHQMGLKANEIIKVLFGLGIMATINQTLDIDTATLVAAEFGYEVEKVGFSEDDYLVPKEVDAPETLKPRPPVVTIMGHVDHGKTSLLDAIRKSNVTSGEAGGITQHIGAYHVKTKRGEIVFLDTPGHEAFTAMRARGAQVTDLVILVVAADDGVMEQTREAINHSRAANVPIMVAVNKMDKPGAEPDRVLRELAELGLQAEEWGGDTIVAKVSAKSRMGLDELLEMVALQSEIMELKANPDKPARGHIVEAKLDKGRGPIATVLIQEGTLRQGDSFVCGTFSGRVRALVSDQGKKVKDAGPSLPVEVQGFEGVPEAGEEFFVVSDEKVARRIADSRAVKQRERDLASESRVTLETFLSQRKSDQETLTLNLVVKADVQGSLEAITEALNKQSTEKVRINVVHGGTGAITESDILLASASQAIIIGFNVRPTSKIKDVADHENVDIRFYEIIYKLVDDIKSAMAGMLAPVQREVYLGQAEVRDTFSVPKVGLIAGSYVADGKIARNAGVRLLRDGVVVYTGKISSLKRFKDDSKEVVKGNECGVGLENFNDVKIGDIIEAFETVEEAATL
- a CDS encoding DUF448 domain-containing protein; translated protein: MQKNNAAPVEVGEQACDGPERMCVICRRRFPKADLDRHVLAEQGILTLDAEKTRPGRGWYVCSDPVCAAKFAKFRPGTRRKGGKHVR
- the nusA gene encoding transcription termination factor NusA, with the translated sequence MNLELKKAIDQISKDKGLDRNMLIDTLEDAVRTSVLRRFSEDMDVEVTYNDETGDIEVYQFKIVMDDDDVANPDTQIEYSEAIKHDPSVQVDDEMGFRVKVEDLGRIAAQSAKQVIIQRMRDAEQEIIYTEYKDRVGEIVSGIVQRRDKGGWVVNLGRTEAILPREEQIPREHYKRGDRVQALIIEVRQEGRGPQVVVSRSHRDYMAALFRREVPEVDDGVVQIMGVARDPGSRAKVAVLSRERDVDPVGACVGVRGSRIQNIVQELHGERIDIVVWSADIATYARNALAPALVSRIVVDEEENLLEVIVPDDQLTNAIGRKGQNVKLAARLLGWKVDIFTETRYNEANAIGHGLEQVASVAEVSIEALLAAGYSSLDNLREATDQELADKLTISAARIADLRSAINFLAPIVESTPESSAVELKMPAATESGDAKE
- a CDS encoding ribosome maturation factor RimP codes for the protein MTDDVLKETITSLAEPLATSLGLVIWGVEIVRAGRTVVRLFVDVPFSAESGTKPAPADTDDIDAPALVALSATLEQCEHISRHIGLALEVEDTIPEAYVLEVSTPGLTRLFFSLDQMRHYIGDVVEARLLRAVAINEGSPEGPNPSHGGPRRLWRGTLLSVEENAFTLAPATISPEGEVTPENLPPVSIPWDAVRRASRMYIFRQPQKPGKGRAKAPTAKAEAKPRKEKKTKSSGSEENQ